A single window of Anomaloglossus baeobatrachus isolate aAnoBae1 chromosome 5, aAnoBae1.hap1, whole genome shotgun sequence DNA harbors:
- the NPTX1 gene encoding neuronal pentraxin-1, which translates to MITGACWRCLLLSFFFLTGSAQNFAQTRFICTSVPVDMDMCTSSMQNSGPTEDLKTTILQLRETVIQQKETIMNQKDTIRDLTGKLARCEGQTILEIPPSEPKVGAPGSRKKETGTTKNTMGDLSRTPTAETLTQLGQTLQSLKTRLENLEQYSRGNASAQATSLKDLLQTKIDDLEKQVLSRVNNLEEGKVNLKNETELRGKIESALTSLQQRITDLEKGQKENRPADKFQLTFPLRTNYMYAKVKKSLPEMYAFTVCMWLKSNASPGVGTPFSYAVPGQANELVLIEWGNNPMEILINDKVAKLPFVINDGKWHHICIAWTTRDGVWEAYQDGVLRGNGENLAPYHPIKHQGVLVIGQEQDTLGGGFDATQAFVGELAHFNMWDRKLTVGEVYNLATCSNKALTGNVISWAETNIEIFGGATKWTFDACRQIN; encoded by the exons ATGATCACAGGAGCTTGTTGGAGATGTTTACTCCTCTCCTTTTTTTTTCTAACTGGGTCTGCTCAGAATTTTGCACAAACGAGGTTTATCTGCACTTCAGTGCCTGTTGACATGGATATGTGCACTTCGTCAATGCAGAACAGTGGTCCAACAGAAGACCTGAAGACCACCATCTTACAACTGAGAGAGACGGTCATCCAGCAAAAAGAGACTATCATGAATCAAAAGGATACTATCAGGGACCTGACAGGCAAACTGGCAAGGTGTGAGGGGCAAACAATTTTGGAGATCCCTCCTAGCGAACCCAAAGTTGGAGCCCCAGGTTCCAGGAAAAAAGAAACAGGGACTACCAAAAACACAATGGGTGATTTGTCCAGAACCCCTACGGCTGAGACACTCACTCAGCTTGGGCAGACACTACAAAGTCTGAAGACCAGGTTGGAAAACTTGGAG CAGTACAGCAGAGGCAACGCTTCTGCCCAAGCCACGAGCCTGAAGGATTTGCTGCAAACCAAGATAGATGACCTGGAGAAGCAAGTTCTTTCCAGGGTGAACAACCTAGAAGAGGGTAAGGTGAACCTGAAGAATGAGACCGAGCTGAGGGGAAAGATTGAGAGTGCCCTGACCTCCCTCCAGCAGAGGATCACAGACTTGGAAAAAG GTCAAAAGGAAAACAGACCTGCAGACAAGTTCCAGCTCACGTTCCCTCTGAGGACTAACTACATGTATGCCAAAGTGAAAAAGAGCCTACCGGAAATGTATGCGTTCACCGTCTGCATGTGGCTGAAATCCAACGCTTCCCCAGGTGTTGGCACCCCATTTTCTTACGCAGTGCCTGGCCAAGCCAATGAACTGGTGCTTATCGAGTGGGGGAACAACCCAATGGAAATACTAATTAACGATAAG GTGGCAAAACTGCCCTTTGTGATCAACGATGGTAAATGGCATCACATCTGCATCGCCTGGACCACAAGAGATGGAGTGTGGGAAGCCTATCAGGATGGGGTATTACGGGGAAATGGCGAAAATCTGGCTCCTTATCACCCTATCAAACACCAGGGAGTGCTGGTGATAGGCCAAGAACAG GACACCCTAGGAGGGGGGTTTGATGCCACTCAGGCTTTCGTCGGGGAACTGGCCCATTTCAATATGTGGGATAGAAAGCTGACAGTCGGAGAAGTCTACAACCTGGCAACTTGCAGCAACAAAGCACTGACTGGTAATGTCATAAGTTGGGCAGAGACCAACATTGAAATCTTTGGTGGTGCCACCAAATGGACATTCGATGCATGTCGCCAGATCAACTGA